The Mercenaria mercenaria strain notata chromosome 1, MADL_Memer_1, whole genome shotgun sequence nucleotide sequence aatgaaatactctGACAGATTTTAGCAGGTCCTAAATTAAAATTATACCATTGTTGATCAATATTATATTATGATAATATGAAGtgccattttcatttcttttagtaTACCGAGAAAACTGTTTTGTAAACATACGTATGTAGGAACAATTTTGGATTCCTAAACAAAAATGCAAATCTTTCGTCAATTTTTCCATCTTGTAAAATGAAAAGGATTCAAAGTGACTCTGTTTGTGCGACTATATCGGCTTATAACTCTTAGAATTGAAATAAGAAAATCCGTTTTGGGGATATATGCAGCCACGATAAGGCTTCACTTCATTGTTTCATAACTCCAATATACATTCAGCTATACTGTATCATATGTAGCTGCATTGACCGAGAGGGTAAAGACGCTTTTCTAATGGGGGTAAAGGCAATGGCTCGATTCAAGGTTACTTCGACCGTGGTGAGTCCTTGGGTAAGGCAAGGTACTTTATCGTGATTTCCTTAGTAAATCCAACTGTAAATGGGCACCAAGAAGGTAAGAAAttattggttttaactgtttttgaAGTAGGGTCTCTCAGAAGCTCTATAGGGTTTATGTATATTGTTTCATAAAGCGACGGTAAGTAtgcttttttaaacttttccttTATATATTTCCTGAAGAAAGATCGGAACACTTTTTACATAATTCCCTTTTTCGTGTAAGGAATATATCCGCAACAGAAAATATACAGTGATATTAAACAACAAAGCGTTTAAAAATGCACTTGAAAGAATTTCATCTACCCTAGCAAAGTGAAGACTTTTATGTTGTATATTGGATCCATTTAATTTTCTGAGATGAATATAAAAAATGACACAGAATTTCCGCAAAGAAGCAAGTTAGGAACCTATCATTTAGTGAATAATCGTTGTGTAAAAGAAACGAAACcttgtatcgattttcctagctccttACATACTGCCGGATGTTAAAAACGTATCTTAGATATCGAAATTTGATTCTAAATGAAAACGGTAATCCATGCATCAAGAAGTACAGACACTCAGGCGTCAGGACCTCGCGTAAAATCCCCAGCCCCTGCCGATTGTTAGCCAATATCTTTTAGTATTTAAACACGAACTGAGCAAAGTTGATAatcataaaacatgtttaattacAAAAGCAGCCTgtttcaaaatgcacattttgcgCTAACAACACACCTTATATCAAACAAGATAGGATAGTATGAAATTAACACTGCAAATCGGTAACACCATTGCAAGACCTAAGACAGTCGTCTCCTCGCCTATAAAGATAATCTCCATTGTTTCGCCAGGGGCGCGAGAGGCCATTCTGTTTATTAGATGGAACAACTGCGACATCATCAAAGGAACGTTCTTcatgactatacgcggacgtcgtcaaaacagcggtcataaaaaataaacgtcataattttcaatggaaaagaattgggcgaatgtaaaataaattattaattggGCCACCTTATTATCGTCTGCAGGATTATGAAAACACGCCAAGTTCTCACGAAGTGCCGATCTTCACAGCAgtattaaattgaaatataaatcACACGTTTTTGTGTACTTTTCTTTAAAACCATTCTATTCGGAAGTGAAAACATATACAGTATACATCTGCATCCtagaatattttgttcaaaacaatatcaaattttgattttACACATGGTACAAAAATACTCAAATACCCAAGACTATATAATATAGTACTGACCGAggaaaactaaatattttgattagAAAGTACATACATGTACCACTTTTAACAGATAACATCTTGactgctttcatattttatatctttacagTTTTCGAACAAAACTGAATTTTGAACAACCAAGTAATGGTACTTTGCAAAGTTCTGATTCAAATACGTCAATAATTGTTCATAATACATTTGCTTTACAGGACGGCCAACATAAAAGAAGCTTGCATATATGCCATTTATTATACTCTCGAGGACTTTTTCAACCGAATCCcttacatttatataaaacaaaagcaCAGATATTCCTGATATTGACTTGGAAGAGTTAAATAGTTGACCCACattgtaaaaaaatcatttttgaaaattaacaataacaaaatctatgaaaatacCATTTTAGTCAAGGATAGCAAAATACTTGTTAGAATGGTATGCTTTATTACGGTGTGTGTTACCGCCATtacatcaatctgactaaagtacatctcctattacgctacgcttaggatctgaataCGTgttattgatagcctcgttctggcgacccttccgctagccaatcagagcctttacttacaacattttgtaagcttaaaaaatctatatttagccttggtttttcatatttacaattcttatgacgaccacatcacGACTatgccctcgtgttttgagagaaatcatatgtcatggtacggacttggtcacgtaaagtgtaagacagccggttagctcagtcagtagagcactTTTCCTGTAAttgaggggtcccgggttcgagccccggactgactgctcatttttcttactctttgacactcgatgctattttgatggttcagccaaatgcttgttgaaacaagtcgtctgattggttcaaatagaaaaagatttgcgaaaataaaaatagcaatattggaaatccaaaatatacagaagacgaatgtgaatgggtcattctcagatcttcgtttataagatcaagtactttagtcagatcgGCCATTACATGTAaattatatgaaacaatatttgaactatcaaatttatgtaatatctgatgactttttttatcaaagttagTCCATCCTAAGAACACGACGTAACAACTTTACAGAAATAGAAGCAGTGACACAGTTGGAATAAATTCACTCAAAAATAGAACTGTTTCATGTTTCAAGTTGAGCATTagttataataatagtaataagtTTTTAGACATAATCGATTTAAATAATTTCGTGAATTATATAAAAGATCAAAAgtacatattaaataaaaaaatattttacatcaatggaaatgtatacatcaaaatattcataattataCAAACGCTTATAGtgttataaatatcataaaatctaAACAAAGTATAGTGAAACGTCGCCATGGAATAAGTGAGAtcaaagcataaaatatgtaaagaaaaaaagttaagaATAAATTGCTCGGACGAGCACCAGCGCTTGAGCCTTTGATGCCCGAGATAACAACTTTTTACTAAAAACGGCGTGTGTGACCAGTCCTCTTTTACACACTTTAACATTTTAATGACACTGGATTTATTTAATGATATATTAAAACTGTTATGACTGTTTTTCCCGGTTTTCGCAGAACGCTTGAAAGTATGTTCTTAAGACAAGTATTACACAGATGTGTTGTTGTGATATTTTGAGAACTTACCTTtctgtttaataaatattattgcaAAGACTAAAACAGATACGGAACTGCTAATGTCCTAGTAAAGTTTTCTCTATTTGTCTTTTGTAAGTTTTCTTATCTCCATTGTAGCTTTAAAATCCAACTTGATTATCCATCGTATATTCAAAAATTCTAAAGTACAAAAATTGCATAATAAAACTTTACGTACGTAGAGCAAAGCTCCAGTATATGGCACATTTTTAAAACCAGCGtttataattgagccacgccatgagaaaaccaacatagcggctttgcgaacagcatagatccagaccagcctgcgcggatgcaggctgatctggatccatgctggtcgaaaagccactatgttgcttttcacatgtcgcggctcatatatcttctAAGCGCGAAGAGTCGCAACAATGCTGTACTGTTTAGGTGTATGCACTAATCCAAACACACCGTCAAGTTGTTCcactgaaactgtttcatttttggACTCTCCAAACGAAACTTTTGAAGAAGAGCACCCAGAAACAGCAGCAATTCCATTCGTGCCAAAGACCTCCCGATGCAATTCCGCTTTCCTGACAATGGACAATAAGtataaaatattctttgaaaatgcaaattacaaagacaaatgttttccatattaAACGAAATGATACAAGACATATCCTTTTTATCTGTAAGGGCGTATGTGAATGAAAGATTCGTATATGCACGCAAGTGAATTCAAAAGGAAACTGAAAGCAATAAGAAAACATACATAACCACTCACCAAGAAAGAAAGCTATCATTTCTTCCCGCTTTCTGATATTACCAGCATCATCAAGAAAACGTTCTGGTCTGAAGTTTTGAGGATCGTTCCAGGTATCTTTGTCACTCAGAACAGAATCCAAATCTGGCATTATAAATTCATGCTTTGGAATAGTAAATCTTTTAAATGTCAAGTCTCTTGTTGTGGCATGAACTCCACTTATAATCCCTACTGGACAGTACCTGAAATATTAAATAGCACTGTAGAAATTGATAAACAGTCTAAATATAATCACTGTAATGAGTAACAGTCTTTAGATTAGCCTTTAAATCACTATCTCATTTACAATAACTATAATGGATAAacgttttataatatatattggaTAAACGGGTTTAAAATCACTACCTCGCTTATACTAACTATAAATCACGTACAAACCGCGTTCATCAGTTAAGGGACATTTCCATGTCTTTCAAATTCATTCGTCACgaaatatttctaaatgaaaCGCTTCAATATATCCCAGCGATATTTCGTTTATACACGGGTGGTAAatgcgcaatccaattcccactgggaatacgctaaaaatgggttgcgcgacttccggtgctagtgttgcgcatcaatatatacaaaatcgaggtaggtgggtttttgtttttgtaaataatgacaaatttacgagtgctttcgaaaaaaaagcaaaatgctattcgacacaaaaatgaataaagatcatatgtgtgaaataccaatttattaatttaagaatcagctctgttatcacgaaaactctgctggctcgagctgtcagaaaagcatggaatcatgaaaaatgcaaattttctaactcttgtaccttctttctggaaatgtgacgcttcgaatgatcaaacacgtgtaaaacagtcatgaatattacatacacttgaatgaaatgttgcttttgggggaaagattggcaaaaaaataatcgggaatggggttgtgccccgggaatggagttgcgcctatacattatatacattatgatgtatgcgagcaactccattcccggtgcgcaaccccattcccgatgattattttgtcaattatgtccccgtaagcaggatttgaaacaaataattttgatattcgttactttataacagttgagttatcataaaaagcatcacatgtcctcagattaggcatatgagatcagaaacttccatttttgttgatttcatacttttattacgtttcgtgtcgccagagtttttgtgatgatagagccgaatcataaattacaaaccagatattttacacatatgatgtattatcatatctgtgtcgaatagcattttgcttttttcgagaaaatttattcttgtctcatactaagcaaaatcataacttcaacataacaacaccagcaccggacgttgcgcaacccatttcaAGCGTATTCCCGGTGGGAATTGGactgcgcgtttaccacccgtgttatAGCTAACGTCAGTTTTTGACCTCCAACGCTAGATGTCATGATATTTCATACTTTCTATTGTATTGAAAGTTTATTATATACTATCTATGAGAGACTTTCATTTTCTTACCTAAGTCTTTCTAAATAGAAAGCTTCAAGGTATCCCAGTGATGTTTTGTCCACGGTAGATGGCAGTTTCTGATCTCCTAAGCTAGAAGATATGTTATTATGTACTTTCTCTTGTATTTCGGGAAACTGCACGAGACAAATTATTGCCCATCTTATTGCTGCAGCTGTTGTATGTGAACCAGCAACAAACAAGTCTGAAATCATTCCCCATAACTCTTCCACTGAAAGTTAAAAAACTCAACTGAAGTAATGCTcgttttttaatcccccgccacaagtggtgggggttataggaatggtctccgtccgtccttccgtctgtccgtaacactttcgtgtccgctccatatttcctaaacccattgaaggattttcatgaaacttgggtcaaatgattacctcatcaagatgatgtgcagaacccatgagtcagccttgtcggctcaaggtcaaggtcacaactcaaggccaaatttttgagccttccattttgtgtccgctctatatctcctaaaccccttgaaggaattttacaaaacttgggtcaaatgatcacctcatcaagacaatgtgtagaACCCATAAGTTAGCCATGctggctcaatgtcaaggtcacaacttagcgtgaaaggtttgagccttctattttgtgtccgccctatatctcctaaaccccttgaaggatttttttcaaacttgggtcaaatgatcacctcatcaaggcaatttgcagaacttataagtcagccatgccgactcaaggttaaagtcacaactcaaggtcaaaggttttagccttccaattcgtgtccgctctctatctcctaaaccccttgaaggaactttataaaacttgggtcaaatgatcacctcatcaaaacgatgtgcagaacttatgagtcagccatgccagctcaaggtcaaggtcacaacttagggtcaaaagtttaagccttccattttgtgttcactctgtatctcctaaaccccttgaaggattttcatcaaacttgggtcaaatgatcacctcatcaagaactcatgagtcagccatgtcaactcaaagtcaaagtcacaactcaaggtcaaagattagagctctgtatctcctaaaccccttgaaggattttcatgaaacttgggtcaaatgatcacctcatcaagacgttgtgcagaattaatgagtcagccatgtcagttcaaggtcaaggtcacagctaaaggtcaagggtttaccctttcactatccatagcagtggcgggggatttagctgtctttcagactgccttgttcttgTAATTGTAATACTGAATTTGCTGAAGTAGATACTAATGGGACTGttattataacatgaaaaaacaaggatattttaaatgcaaaactGTAGTATAGACATACGCCAAACATGCACGCACTGGATAGATACACAATACATATGGTAACATTTGGTAAATATTGAATAGACTCTATAACCCCAGGACTAGAAAAGTATAACAGCACTAATTCAAAAGACCCGGAGACCTTTAACGACTTTTTAAGCTGAGCTCTGCTGTTGTGGTAGCTTATAAAATCTGTAACAAGATCCTACAAAAATATAGTAAGCAACCATATAtgcttggaacggtcagtggcaaaaccattACTGGGAAGCTTAACCCGGTTTATTGTGCACCtagcctcactcttaccccaccatgttccaaagtcacagtacagtgtaaataaaaggtaTTCCCGCCAGGTGAAAGACATTTTTATCTCATTTTGTGCAAAAGAATAAAATACTTTTCTGAACTTGAATACTTACAGCACATTGTAGTTGCCTCCCCGTTTGCTTCTTTTCTCTTCATTTCCTTGATATACGCACTTGTTAATCATCTATTTCAGATAAAAATGACTTAACTTCTTCGTGGATCTTGACCTTAAGTTTGCTTTTTCCTCATTCCTAAGTCCTGTAAGGTACTTAAAGCAAACCGACGATGCTCTCTCCAACGTTTCCCTCTAGCAAGAACAATGcctacaaaattttaaaaggttacATTTAATTGACTCACTGTTCACGCGGAGACAATTATCACGGACTGGCAAAGGGTATCCAAGTAACTGTAACGTATAcacttatttcatttgtattgaaATCACTCAATTTTAGGCAATTCCTCTTGTATCGCATGCAAATAAAGTAAATGATTATTCCAACTTGCTAGTAAAATATTATTCGAGTTAAATATTTTCGCTGTAATGTGAATTTCGCTCAAATGTGAATGCATAAAGACTGGCTTAAAACTCATTACATGTATCGCAGATTACATTGTTGACTTTGCTGTTACATATCAATAAACAAAATATGAGACAAAGCCTGGTTTGATTCTAATAACAGTACATCATACTTAACTGCATCTTATCTCAAAAGCGCACACGtatgataaaaaaatttcaagaaaGAGAAATATATCCTTAAACGTAAATGTACTCACCTCGTTTTCTCGTAGCAATGTCGGACATATAAAGGCTTGGTCTGTCGGCGAACAAGTCTCCATTTTTAAGAAAGGCTTCTTTTAACGTCTCAAATCCCGACACAACAATTGTCAGCCTTCCACCGAAATACAAAGTAAACACGTCTCCAAGTTCTTTCCGGTATTTTCTGAATGGTTTTCTTGTGTCATGCTCTAATAAGTGTAAATGTCCAATGATTTAGGTGATGGGGGTAAAGGCGGGTTATACCGCTTTGAGAACAATATGTAGTGTAGCATTATACACACACAGTGATTACTAAAATAAAAGACGATACTGAAAACCAGTTTAAACAATCGTTAACAGTATTTTATCtcatgactgtttttttttattatataagttaAATTTCATCAACTTAACAGTAACATCTTTTTTCAACTTTGTAATTAATCTATAACATTTCGTCAGTGATGAAAAATTTATATGTAGAGTTTATGCAGTCTACGTTTTTAAATTAGATAATCACATTGTATTCAGTATTtagttaatttgaaaataattcattattattccACGGAATATACAATTCCACAGCGCTCATGTATTTTGACCTACTTTTGCATGAAATACACAGGTATGAAGAAGTACTCGGAAAAGGGAGTTGTTACGGTAATTATTTTAacccatttttttcttcaaaacacaGGATGTTAGATATTCCTGTTCTTCCAATCAGAGCTATTGTCTGTTAATATCTATTAATAGCTAGTTATTTGTCTTGGTGAATTGTaccatattttttcatttgtatgagaAGTATCTATCACAACATAAACGTGGCTAATTTGTGTATATATTCTATTGTAACAAATGCTTGTTTTGAGATCCATGCCAATTCATTCTGCGACTTATTCTTATtaaccgagtctgatattattagtcgccggtaggaaccggcgactatatttgatacgctttaggattttGCCACTGGAGAAGAGCAGTTATTAATACGTGACAATgagaaaatgatattgtaaattatTAGACAGTTATTGAaatgcttacataaaggaattatgAGCAGAAAActgcataagatttttattaattcaaaagatagcatttttaggaaaataggaaaaatgtataaagaacttatccctataaATAAATTAACGACAGCTGGAGATTTCCAGCGAGCAATGATTGGCTGAGTCTTTACCTGTGTCTACGTCACGCTGCTATATTTAGAATATACCACTGCAGACGAAAAACAAATCTACATGAGCGCAtgtaagacaagggaagtaaAACATTTTAAGCGAATAATATGTGACTGTCTCTTTATTGTCCGtcggaataaggtcagtaattcatttgaaaatgtgcTTCTGTGGTGTAGTCAAAAGAAGTCcatagtaaatagatcctaattttcccatttctagcgcaaattcctgtagaacgagtgcttttaaattacacattttcactgctagaatacattctgcatgagatgaaacggttttcatgtttatacaccccaCACGGTaggttttgcagatcgaaaccgaaagcaGGGGTTATTTGTGCGGACacgagcaaatatgcgccattattaaggtagcagaccacaactgactagcatttcactaggaactattcaaccccctattttcttttcatttttgtcgttaatttataatagaactttcatgaaaaataggtgtaggaaaaaatgatgttctataaagatacatCAAGACGACCTGAtcaagacgacctgaagttgtctttttttatatgaaacaaaattacTGACCATCAACCTATAGGAAAAGTTTATAAATTTCGTGATTCTTTTTGACTTTATTGTCAAACTATGGGCATTTCATTAGaggatatataatataatttgtcgAAATGTTTCGGTTAGAAGAAATCTTCTGCATTCATtgttggaaaatgtgaaaaatatttgccGTCGTAGATTTCCATTCTTATTCGTGAAGATGCTGGCGCGTGGGATTCAGTACGAGGCTTAGCGTTggtttgtaaacaaagaaaacaattaagatgGTAGGAGGGTTTCGGTTTTGGGGTATCTTTCATCAAGGATGCGACATTTTTTTAGCCTTTCATGCATGCAATGCACCGCAATAGCAATTATAGCTTTATTAGCCTTTTTTTCCAAAccaatcttcaaaatattagccgacagctctccggcgacttgatgctctgcatcaaaattttacttgttcttcTTGGTTGCACTCTTTGCTTACAAAGGatctatttacagattttattatatcaaCAGGTCTAGTTTCTTCCACTCCTCGCTCCGCCTCGTCATCAAAATGATGTCATTTTATAATCTTTATAGTCTGGAATCCCAATATACCGAAGATAAAAAATAAGGGTAGAAGTTCACCGAGTTGCGTTCTGAGAAATTAGCGCCCATTCCTCAAGAGTAACGAAAGTTTAAAAATTGTCTGAAGACTAGACAGTGTGCGTAAATAGTATCAAATATTACTGACTATGAAGAACAATCAATGTTACTAAAGTTCCAATCAAGTCAGTGCTAGAGGCATGTTGCAAATCGTATTATCTTTCATAAACAGACATATATTCAGCTTGATTGCATTGTATACCTCATAACGATATTCCTCTAGACTTAAtataactattttaaaacaaagaTTTTAGTACAAGTGAAGAGTCTCCagaattattatattttctagaattttatttcattgagATCTGGATTAATGTATCTGTATAACAGAGTTCCGCTAAGCCGGTATTATTGGTttagggtgttgcacatttctttactTCTCGTGAACAGTCAAATCGAGGCTGCTGGTTTTGTGCTTTGTTGCATTCCTCTCTTGtagaattgttcaaattgtttattaatatttttctaagTTGCGATGTATGCTTCCAAATAATGTTTTTTATAGATTTCCTTaaagattatattttatattatattttatattatattatggtTTACATTAGTACCAGAAAGGAGCACAATGGGGCACGAATCGGAACGGTCAGAGGCAAAAACGCAACTTAAAACAtgtaatcaaaattttgttttataataagaaCTTTGTGGTCCACTACCAGGTTCCGGGAGTTAGACTGAATCCGCACGGAGTGCACTTGGACTTTATAACAACACTGTTTGATATGATATTACATGTCAGAttatcaaacatatattttttttagaagtGATTAGCAACAACATCTTGG carries:
- the LOC123545232 gene encoding cytochrome P450 1A1-like, yielding MSNNTTSLDTSSDTPQLFNNDCVLPENWTTAPFAYGEVDMYYLSVKYQICIALSDKTVNLKTLGAVEPVHIYYNYVSVIDQHDTRKPFRKYRKELGDVFTLYFGGRLTIVVSGFETLKEAFLKNGDLFADRPSLYMSDIATRKRVEELWGMISDLFVAGSHTTAAAIRWAIICLVQFPEIQEKVHNNISSSLGDQKLPSTVDKTSLGYLEAFYLERLR